GGCCATTACACGACGGCGCCGCCTGGTCTGAAAGAGTTTCGCGATCTGCAAATCCGGGCGCTGACAGACCCTGCGATAAACCCGTCGAAAGCGTCGGTAAGAATCTCGGATGATGAGATCCGCGATAGCCTGGAGGGCGCACAGTTGAGACTGATGCGCGACCGGGGCATCGACGTGACGATCTTCTCGCCGATCGCCGGGCAGATGGCACATCACATCGGAAACGCCGTCACCAGCCAGTTATGGTCCGAGGTCGCCAACGACCTTATCTATCGCGTGACGCAGCTTTACCCCGACAATTACATTGGCGTCTGCCAGTTGCCGCAATCGCCGCTGGTGCCGCCGAAATCGGTCATCCCGGAGTTGGAGCGCTGCATTGTCGAACTGGGCTTCATCGGCTGCAATTTGAACCCCGACCCCTCAGGCGGGCACTGGAAGGACCGGCCGCTCTACGACCGCATCTGGTACCCGCTTTACGAAAAGCTGGTCGAGCTGGATGTCCCGGCCATGATCCACGTCTCGGGGTCCTGCAACGACTGCTTTCACCACACCGGGGCACATTACATCAACGGCGACACCACGGCCTTCATGCAGTTCATCCAGTCGGATCTGTTCAAGGATTTCCCCACGCTGAAATTCATCATCCCGCATGGCGGTGGTGCGGCGCCCTATCACTGGGGCCGCTACCGGGGCCTTGCGCAGGACATGGGCAAGCCGCCGCTGGCCGAGCATCTGCTGAAAAACGTATTCTTCGACACTTGTGTGTATCATCTGCCCGGCATCAAGCTGCTGTTGGAGGTCGTGCCGACCGAGAACATCCTTTTTGCGACCGAGATGGTCGGTGCAGTCAAGGGCATCGACCCGGAAACCGGCTATCACTACGACGACACGAAGCGATACATCGATCAGGTCGATAGCCTGACCGAGACGCAGCGGGCCCTGATATTCGAGGACAACGCCCGCCGGGTCTATCCACGCATCAACCCCATCCTCGACCGTATTGTCGCCCGGAAAGAGATCGCGCATGGCTGACATCCCCCGCTTGAACGGTATCACCCGCCAACTGGAAGCCGGCCGCCACGTGGTGATGTCTTTTGCCAAGGCCGAGCCGGAAGAGATGATCGTTTTCTCGACCTCGGATTATGACGGCATCATCATCGAGATGGAGCACAATGTCTGGGACGGCAAGGGGCTTCGCGACGGGCTGCAATATCTGCTGAACCGACGGCAGATAGCCCGGTCCGGCTCGGTCGCACCACAGGTCACACCAATCGTGCGCATTCCCCCCAATGGCGGCGAGATGAACCAGTGGATGGCCAAACAGGCGCTGGATCTGGGCGCCTATGGCATCGTCTGGCCGCATATCACCAGCGTCGAGGAGGCCTATAATGCGGTGGCGGCCTGCCGTTATCCCCGTCTGCCCGCGGCCATGCGATATGAACCGCAAGGCATCCGTGGCGACGGGCCGCATTCGGCTTGCCGGTTCTGGGGACTGACCAATACGGAATACTATTCCCGGGCCGATGTCTGGCCGTATGATCCGGCCGGCGAGCTTCTGGTTTTCCTGATGATCGAGGATGTGAAGGGCATCGCCAATCTGCCCGAGATATTGCGCGAAGTGCGGGGCATCAGCGGTATCCTCATTGGCGAGGGAGACCTGAGCCAGGAACTGGGTCATCCGCGCCAATACGAGCACCCGGAGGTGCTGGAGAAGATGGCCGAGGTGCTGGCTGTTTGCAAGGAAGCCGGCGTACCGGTCGGCCACCCCCATGTAGAGCCTGACAACATCGAGCGGGTCATCTCTGAGGGCTACCGCATCCTGATTACCCCGCCCAAGCGCAGTTTTGGAAATCTTGACCGCGCATTGAAGCTGACAGGGCGAAAATAGCGAATTGGCCGGCCCTGATCAGATCCGGGTCGGCCTGTTTCAACTCATGCGGTCGCGCAATCCGCGAGGATTTCGGAGTTGCCGGGCATACCCTTAAAAATGGTGCGAACTGCAGGGCTCTGGTGTCGGATCGCCATCCTCCGCGGCGCTGACGGCCGACGTCAACGGATGCTGTAGTGCCCTTCGGGGGTCCGGGCCGGTGCTGTCCCGCCGGCCGCCTAACACAGAACCACAGCGATTGCCTCGCGGAATGGTATCCTGCGCCAGAGTGCTGAATGGTGCAATCGGGACGGATCGGCTCCATTGCGCTACAAAAGAACTGGTGGTGCGGTTCAACGCGTCGGACCGCATGCCGGTTCTATGACGACTTGTCGCCACCCTTGGCCCTCACAAACCTCGAACGGAATTCCGGATACGCCAGGTGGCCGCATTACTATCGTAGTTTGGGCCAAAATGGCAGGTCGTCCGCAGGGCGGCGGGAATGAGACGGCACGCCCAAGCGTATAGGGCGTGCGCTCATGTCATGCAGTCTTTTCCGGGAGAATGGATCAGATCAACTTATGAGGCGTGGTGCTCAGCAGCTCGAGCCCATCTTCCTTGACCAGAATGTTGTTCTCGAAGCGGAACGAGAAGGTATCGGTCCGCACCGAGGGCTGGAACGACAGCACCATGTTCGGCTGGATGATCGTTTCGCGGTGTGTCGGATGGGGGAAGTCGTGGAACGGGCCCAGACCCACGCCATGAATCGCAAATTGCTGGCAGGGAAACTTGGCCTTGTTCGCAGGATAGCCACGGTCGATCATGAAGGCGCGGATATGGTCGAAGATGTCGGCAAAGGACATGCCTGCCTTCAACGTCCGCATGAACTCATCATGAGTATCGTAGCAATCCTGGGCAATCTTGACATATTCGTCCTTCGGCTGGCCGATGCACCAGGTGCGGGCGATGTCGAAGCCATAGCCGTGATAGAGGCCGCCCAGGTCTATGGTGACCAGATCACCAACCTCGATCTCCTTCCACTCTGCTGCGAAGGCGCGATAATTGGCGGTGCGGATACCGGATTGGCACATGGTTTCAACCTCGCGCATGGCACCGAGACGCTTCATCTCGATTTCCATGGCGAACTGGACTTCCATCTCGGTCACGCCAGGTTGGGCAGCCTTTATGGCGACGTCGATGGCGGAATGTCCGATTTCTACCGCTTTACGGATCAGTGCGATCTCGGCCTCGTCCTTGACCGAGCGCGCGATGAACAGGAGATCGCCGGCAGGTTTCAAGGTGGCGCCGGGCAGCGCCTCGGTCAGGCGTTTCAGGGTGACAGCGGTGCACGTGGTCTCTTCATAGCCGATATTGCCGTTCGACAGGCCGCGCTCGGCCAGAACCTTGGCCACGCCGTCGGCTGGACTGGAGGCATAGCCCGTGTCGTTCACCCGCACGTCCTTGATCCAGGTGCCTTCGCGGATCGCGTTCATGGTGATGAAGGCGGCCATGAAGACCGGATCGCTGTCCTTAAACAGCAGAAGGGGCGCCTCGGTGATGTGGGTATGCGATAGCGGATACCACGGCATGTGCTGGTAATGGCCGCCATAATAATACTGGTTGGTCCAGTTATGGACGATAATTGCGTCAAGCTGCTGGTCCTCCATGACCGTTCGCAGCGTGTCGAGCCGCTTGGCATAGTCGAATTCGGTGCCAAAGATGTTCATCTGTCTTGCCTTTCTTCCTGATCGCAGGGGCGATCCCACACTTTGCCGCCCGGCCGAGACCGAGGGCGGCATTCTCCCTGGCAGCCGTGGCCCGCCGTGGCGGGACTGGACCAGATCCTGAAGGCGCATCATCCGGCCGACGACAAACGGTGGGGCGGTGATCCTGCGCGAGAACGGCGCCAGTGCCACTGTCCGGACCGGGCTTCTGGTCGCCTTCATCTTGGCCAGACGCTATGAAAAGTCGCGCGCAGGATTAAGCCCACAATTGCGCAGTAAGCATGTGCGAAAAATTCCGAAATAGATTCCCTGTTTCGTCGTATTTGTGAGGGAACGGTGGGCCAAGGGGCTGCGCCGCAGTTTTTTATGAAAATCGACGCGGGAGGAAAAACCTTGGCGGCCAAAGTAAAACTAGATATCTGCATTGGTGATTATCCCCATACCCGCAAGATCCTGAACGGTCAGATCGGCATCGAAGGGGTTGAGCCGAACTTCATCTCCGTGAAGCCGCAGATCGGCGCCTATCGCCGGATGGTGCGGGATGTGGAGTTCGATGTCTGCGAGATCGCCCCAACCACTTATATCATTGCCCGCGGCTATGGGGCGCCCTTCATCGGGCTTCCGGTCTTCCTCATGCGACAGTTCAATCACGGCACGCTGCTTGTGCGCCCCGATGCCGGCATCAGCCATCCCAAGGAGCTTGAGGGGCACAAGGTCGGCGTCCGGGCCTATTCGGTAACTACGGGCGTCTGGCTGCGTGCGGCACTGGTCGAGGATTTCGGCTTGGACAGCAGCAAGGTCACCTGGGTTGTGGACGACGAGGAACATGTCACGCAGTTGAAGCTGCCGCCGAATGTGATTCCGACTCCGAAAGGACAATCGCTGAACGGGATGATGGCGGCGGGTGATTTGGTCGCAGGCTTTGCAGGCAATGCAGGGGTCGGACGGGTCGGGTCGCCGACAGGCGGCTGGCAAGAGGTCAAGACCGATTATCCCAAGCTATTCCCTGATACCCGGGCGGCCGAGGAAGATTACTACGGGCGCACCGGCATCTATCCGATGCACGGCATGCTGGTGCTCAAGGATGAGATCCTGGCCGCTCATCCTTGGGTCGCACGTTCGCTCTATGACGCATTCTTGCAGGCCAAGGTCGAGTGGCTGGAGGAGTTCCGCTTGGGATCGGCAGCCACAGCCTTTGAGGAAAAATACCGCAAGCTGGTGCCTATCGTGGGCGAGGATCCGCTGCCCTACGGTATCGCGCCCAATATCCGCAGCATCGAGGCGTTGGAACGCGCGGCCGCAAATCAGGACCTCTCGCCCCGGCGGCAGTCAGTGGCCGATCTGTTCGTCGACCCCGAAGCCTGACACCCGTCATCACCGAGGAGAAACCCCATGCTCATCAAACGGGTCGATACCCACCCCCATATCGTGTCACCCGATACGACGAAATATCCATTGGCGCCGTTGGGTGGCAAACGGTCGGACTGGTCCGCCGAGAAGCATTCGAACACGGTCGGGGAACTGATCGCGGCGATGGACGATGCAGGCGTTGCCAAGGCGGCAGTCGTTCATTCCTCCACCACCTATGGCTATGACAACAGTCTGGTTCTTGATGCTGTGGCGTCATATCCCGACCGGTTGACAGCGGTC
This genomic stretch from Paracoccus methylovorus harbors:
- a CDS encoding HpcH/HpaI aldolase family protein yields the protein MADIPRLNGITRQLEAGRHVVMSFAKAEPEEMIVFSTSDYDGIIIEMEHNVWDGKGLRDGLQYLLNRRQIARSGSVAPQVTPIVRIPPNGGEMNQWMAKQALDLGAYGIVWPHITSVEEAYNAVAACRYPRLPAAMRYEPQGIRGDGPHSACRFWGLTNTEYYSRADVWPYDPAGELLVFLMIEDVKGIANLPEILREVRGISGILIGEGDLSQELGHPRQYEHPEVLEKMAEVLAVCKEAGVPVGHPHVEPDNIERVISEGYRILITPPKRSFGNLDRALKLTGRK
- a CDS encoding ABC transporter substrate-binding protein produces the protein MAAKVKLDICIGDYPHTRKILNGQIGIEGVEPNFISVKPQIGAYRRMVRDVEFDVCEIAPTTYIIARGYGAPFIGLPVFLMRQFNHGTLLVRPDAGISHPKELEGHKVGVRAYSVTTGVWLRAALVEDFGLDSSKVTWVVDDEEHVTQLKLPPNVIPTPKGQSLNGMMAAGDLVAGFAGNAGVGRVGSPTGGWQEVKTDYPKLFPDTRAAEEDYYGRTGIYPMHGMLVLKDEILAAHPWVARSLYDAFLQAKVEWLEEFRLGSAATAFEEKYRKLVPIVGEDPLPYGIAPNIRSIEALERAAANQDLSPRRQSVADLFVDPEA
- a CDS encoding M24 family metallopeptidase is translated as MNIFGTEFDYAKRLDTLRTVMEDQQLDAIIVHNWTNQYYYGGHYQHMPWYPLSHTHITEAPLLLFKDSDPVFMAAFITMNAIREGTWIKDVRVNDTGYASSPADGVAKVLAERGLSNGNIGYEETTCTAVTLKRLTEALPGATLKPAGDLLFIARSVKDEAEIALIRKAVEIGHSAIDVAIKAAQPGVTEMEVQFAMEIEMKRLGAMREVETMCQSGIRTANYRAFAAEWKEIEVGDLVTIDLGGLYHGYGFDIARTWCIGQPKDEYVKIAQDCYDTHDEFMRTLKAGMSFADIFDHIRAFMIDRGYPANKAKFPCQQFAIHGVGLGPFHDFPHPTHRETIIQPNMVLSFQPSVRTDTFSFRFENNILVKEDGLELLSTTPHKLI
- a CDS encoding amidohydrolase family protein, translating into MIIDCHGHYTTAPPGLKEFRDLQIRALTDPAINPSKASVRISDDEIRDSLEGAQLRLMRDRGIDVTIFSPIAGQMAHHIGNAVTSQLWSEVANDLIYRVTQLYPDNYIGVCQLPQSPLVPPKSVIPELERCIVELGFIGCNLNPDPSGGHWKDRPLYDRIWYPLYEKLVELDVPAMIHVSGSCNDCFHHTGAHYINGDTTAFMQFIQSDLFKDFPTLKFIIPHGGGAAPYHWGRYRGLAQDMGKPPLAEHLLKNVFFDTCVYHLPGIKLLLEVVPTENILFATEMVGAVKGIDPETGYHYDDTKRYIDQVDSLTETQRALIFEDNARRVYPRINPILDRIVARKEIAHG